From Pelagicoccus sp. SDUM812003, a single genomic window includes:
- a CDS encoding PKD domain-containing protein: MFRSVSLLLSFALFVPALEARPTPIASLVGFEENQTAVGTAPFTIHVHGLDSILDSGTIETTRFSWDFGDSGADFNTLLSWGGAHTFDTPGVYTITLNVTQDDGQTAIATRQVTVMGDNRQRIYVSAEGDDGNDGLSFSAPVRSPARIQELLTSDQAILFHRGQQHDFSLSQLSLVGLQNVLIGAYGEGDRPVLYGPDLISESAPTAISIDESQGITVQDLVFSSPSTPQWPEDADLFKGVATTGETTQNITVRRCHFGNVGFSTQLTSDHVTGVRPSGYLMQGNTAGLVGRYLLYGSGYNITLLDNETEGTYAGHSARLFGERIFVLFNRFETNSAHLQRRESEGQAAGFAVDLVDGRYAYLGDNDLNNAVFVGYETHLGISAWRNAVIARNRFTRAAYHYFPTIRIMPDSDDVHIRANLFLGEQNGIRMEQPGAGVDGYDNRVGSVWITHNTVIYEGTAGEFLNISGNPAETERYTIANNLIVAPNFAGQSIQSWDPNFIVADEPLANVSFHGNRWQTPASGMPFRIAGEFLSPSAWLERPEVENDAFHSLELADLNGFHAPEPTIEQSLLTESIPWIRDDFHQLPVDHESVLAGALQAGSAPVAFHYESDEIDGIATLSGQLTLHISPRAGLAIDDTLTVLEASGIEGRFANPHDMLFESPDLFYVFKIEYTDTTVTLTPREPGRASDGTPNWWLQEHFLTTTLSDTDGDGFDERQEYLSDTNPLDSRSFLPAPEIAFGGSALSISWPDCATRQQWLQQATTPKAEIWETVPETPTRVGDAWEVRLDSSDRRFFRLVRSEF, translated from the coding sequence ATGTTTCGCTCCGTTTCTCTATTGCTGAGTTTCGCCCTCTTCGTACCCGCGCTCGAAGCGCGTCCTACTCCGATCGCAAGCCTCGTCGGATTTGAAGAAAACCAAACAGCCGTCGGCACCGCCCCTTTCACCATCCATGTTCACGGACTGGATTCGATCCTCGATAGCGGCACCATAGAGACGACTCGCTTCTCTTGGGACTTCGGAGATTCAGGCGCCGACTTCAACACCTTGCTTAGCTGGGGTGGCGCTCATACCTTTGATACACCTGGCGTTTACACCATCACTCTGAACGTGACTCAGGACGATGGCCAGACGGCGATCGCCACACGCCAAGTCACGGTGATGGGAGACAACCGCCAGCGCATTTACGTTTCCGCAGAGGGCGACGATGGAAACGATGGCTTGAGCTTCAGCGCTCCAGTGAGAAGTCCCGCCCGTATCCAAGAACTCCTCACAAGCGACCAAGCGATCCTATTTCACAGAGGTCAGCAACACGACTTTTCCCTGTCCCAGCTCTCGCTCGTGGGACTGCAAAACGTGCTTATTGGGGCCTACGGCGAGGGCGATCGTCCCGTCCTCTACGGACCGGACCTCATCAGCGAGAGCGCTCCCACCGCTATCAGCATCGACGAATCCCAAGGGATCACGGTGCAGGACCTAGTCTTCTCCTCACCCTCGACCCCGCAATGGCCCGAAGACGCCGATCTTTTCAAAGGCGTGGCTACCACTGGCGAAACGACTCAAAACATCACGGTGCGCAGGTGCCATTTTGGAAACGTCGGATTCTCCACTCAATTGACCTCGGACCACGTCACTGGCGTGCGCCCCTCCGGGTACCTCATGCAGGGAAACACCGCGGGACTAGTAGGTCGCTACCTGTTGTATGGATCTGGCTACAATATCACGCTCTTGGACAACGAGACCGAGGGCACCTACGCGGGACATTCAGCACGACTTTTCGGGGAGAGAATATTCGTCCTGTTCAATCGATTCGAAACCAACTCCGCGCATCTGCAACGGCGCGAATCGGAAGGACAAGCGGCAGGTTTCGCCGTCGATCTAGTGGACGGGCGCTACGCCTACCTCGGCGACAACGATCTCAACAACGCCGTGTTCGTCGGGTACGAGACGCACCTTGGCATTTCAGCCTGGAGAAACGCGGTGATCGCTCGCAACCGCTTCACACGGGCGGCGTATCACTACTTTCCGACCATTCGCATCATGCCCGACTCGGACGACGTACACATACGCGCCAACCTCTTTTTAGGCGAACAAAACGGGATCCGGATGGAGCAGCCCGGAGCAGGCGTCGACGGCTACGACAATCGCGTCGGCAGCGTCTGGATCACCCACAACACCGTCATTTACGAGGGAACCGCGGGCGAATTCCTGAACATCTCAGGCAACCCGGCGGAAACCGAACGCTACACCATCGCCAACAATCTCATCGTAGCGCCGAACTTCGCGGGACAATCGATCCAAAGCTGGGATCCGAATTTCATCGTCGCCGACGAACCGCTGGCGAACGTCTCATTTCACGGAAACCGATGGCAGACCCCCGCGTCCGGCATGCCATTCCGCATCGCTGGCGAATTCCTCTCGCCCTCAGCCTGGCTCGAGCGGCCGGAAGTCGAAAACGACGCCTTCCACAGCCTCGAACTAGCGGACCTGAACGGCTTTCACGCGCCGGAGCCAACGATCGAGCAGAGTCTTCTCACCGAATCCATACCTTGGATACGAGACGATTTCCATCAACTGCCGGTAGACCATGAGTCCGTCCTCGCCGGGGCGCTGCAAGCGGGAAGCGCTCCCGTGGCCTTCCACTACGAATCCGACGAGATCGATGGCATCGCCACTCTGAGCGGCCAACTGACGCTTCACATCAGCCCTCGAGCGGGTCTCGCGATTGACGACACCTTAACCGTGCTCGAAGCGTCTGGGATCGAGGGGAGATTCGCAAACCCGCACGACATGCTCTTCGAGTCTCCAGACCTCTTCTATGTATTCAAAATCGAATACACTGATACGACAGTCACCCTGACTCCACGCGAACCAGGCAGAGCGTCGGACGGCACTCCGAACTGGTGGCTTCAAGAGCATTTCCTGACCACCACCCTTTCCGACACGGATGGCGATGGATTCGACGAAAGACAGGAGTATCTTTCGGATACAAACCCGCTCGACTCGCGAAGCTTTCTACCCGCTCCCGAAATCGCCTTCGGAGGAAGCGCGCTCTCGATCTCCTGGCCAGACTGCGCCACCCGACAACAATGGCTGCAACAGGCGACCACGCCAAAGGCGGAGATCTGGGAAACGGTTCCGGAAACGCCCACCCGAGTGGGAGACGCCTGGGAAGTCAGATTGGATAGCTCCGACCGTCGCTTCTTCAGGCTGGTCAGAAGCGAGTTTTGA